One window from the genome of Panthera leo isolate Ple1 chromosome D3, P.leo_Ple1_pat1.1, whole genome shotgun sequence encodes:
- the LOC122204018 gene encoding LOW QUALITY PROTEIN: glutathione S-transferase theta-2B-like (The sequence of the model RefSeq protein was modified relative to this genomic sequence to represent the inferred CDS: substituted 1 base at 1 genomic stop codon) produces MATIPSCFLAQPGPWGSGWGREREGTAGVFLAPKGFSSTGHLVSGEFSQFNILQKVSTLKDGDFVLTESTAILIYLSFKYQTADHWYPSELWARFHAHKYLGWHADCIHDTFGVPLWTQVLAPLIGVHVTEEKVERNRATTDRALQWLEDKFLGGWAFLNSQQVTLADLMVLEELVQSVALGCDLFEGQLKLAAWRDXVEAFLGTDLCQETHGPILNILEQTANKTVLQPPPELSLYMLFYISRIP; encoded by the exons ATGGCCACAAT ACCCAGCTGTTTCTtagcccagcctggcccctggggttctggctggggaagggagagggagggcacagCAGGTGTGTTTCTTGCTCCGAAGGGCTTTTCCTCTACTGGGCACCTCGTGAGCGGGGAGTTCTCCCAGTTTAACATCCTGCAGAAGGTATCCACCCTCAAGGATGGTGACTTCGTCTTGACTGAAAG CACCGCCATCTTGATTTACTTGAGCTTTAAGTACCAGACGGCAGACCACTGGTACCCATCTGAACTTTGGGCCCGTTTTCATGCCCACAAGTACCTGGGATGGCATGCTGACTGCATCCATGATACCTTTGGCGTGCCTTTGTGGACCCAG GTGTTGGCACCACTCATTGGAGTCCATGTGACTGAGGAGAAGGTGGAGCGCAACAGGGCCACCACGGACCGGGCACTGCAGTGGCTGGAGGACAAGTTCCTGGGGGGCTGGGCCTTCCTCAACAGCCAGCAGGTGACGCTGGCTGACCTCATGGTGCTGGAGGAGCTGGTGCAG TCTGTGGCTCTTGGCTGTGACCTATTTGAGGGACAGCTGAAACTGGCAGCATGGCGTGACTGAGTAGAGGCTTTCCTGGGTACTGATCTGTGCCAGGAGACCCATGGCCCCATCTTGAACATCCTAGAGCAGACGGCTAACAAAACAGTCCTGCAGCCCCCACCAGAACTCTCCCTCTATatgctattttatatttctaggaTCCCCTGA
- the LOC122203722 gene encoding glutathione S-transferase theta-1-like isoform X1 translates to MPLELFLDLYSPPCRAIYIFAKKNGIPFEFRPVELGRGEHLKPEFLKVNPLGKVPALRDGDFLLAESVAILLYLSRKYQTAPYWYPPDLQARARVDEYLAWQHTAIQLPATNVYLCKSLLPHFSGQPVDTVRLDRLLGKLKPALQHLDQEVLAAKPFLATEQVSLADLMAFTELMQVSFSCLFALWGHSGHRAESSALATLSPQPTAVGCDLFRDWPRLAAWRARVEAALGPELVQDAHKLVLQPRDPRDAQQDPRLAQELVHRLQERLS, encoded by the exons ATGCCGCTGGAGCTGTTTCTGGACCTGTACTCGCCCCCCTGCCGTGCCATTTACATTTTCGCCAAGAAGAATGGCATTCCCTTTGAGTTTCGGCCTGTGGAGCTGGGACGAG GGGAGCACCTGAAGCCTGAATTCTTGAAGGTGAACCCCCTGGGGAAGGTGCCTGCCCTGAGGGATGGAGACTTCCTGTTGGCGGAGAG TGTGGCCATCCTTTTATACTTGAGCCGCAAGTACCAGACGGCGCCATACTGGTATCCACCTGACCTGCAGGCCCGCGCCCGAGTCGACGAGTACCTGGCGTGGCAGCACACGGCCATCCAGCTGCCTGCCACCAATGTCTACCTGTGTAAG TCCCTCCTGCCCCACTTCTCGGGGCAGCCTGTGGACACCGTGCGCCTAGACCGGCTGTTGGGGAAGCTGAAACCAGCCCTGCAGCACCTGGATCAGGAGGTCCTTGCGGCCAAACCCTTCCTGGCCACCGAGCAGGTCTCCCTAGCAGATCTGATGGCATTCACGGAGCTGATGCAGGTAAGCTTCTCCTGCCTGTTTGCCCTCTGGGGGCACTCTGGGCACAGGGCTGAGTCCTCTGCTCTGGCTACCCTGtctccccagcccactgctgttGGCTGTGACCTCTTCCGAGACTGGCCCCGGCTGGCAGCCTGGCGAGCCCGAGTAGAGGCTGCCCTGGGCCCTGAGCTTGTCCAAGATGCGCACAAGCTTGTGCTACAGCCGCGGGACCCCAGAGACGCCCAGCAGGACCCCCGGCTGGCACAGGAGCTGGTGCATCGGCTGCAGGAACGGCTCAGTTGA
- the LOC122203722 gene encoding glutathione S-transferase theta-1-like isoform X2, protein MPLELFLDLYSPPCRAIYIFAKKNGIPFEFRPVELGRGEHLKPEFLKVNPLGKVPALRDGDFLLAESVAILLYLSRKYQTAPYWYPPDLQARARVDEYLAWQHTAIQLPATNVYLCKSLLPHFSGQPVDTVRLDRLLGKLKPALQHLDQEVLAAKPFLATEQVSLADLMAFTELMQPTAVGCDLFRDWPRLAAWRARVEAALGPELVQDAHKLVLQPRDPRDAQQDPRLAQELVHRLQERLS, encoded by the exons ATGCCGCTGGAGCTGTTTCTGGACCTGTACTCGCCCCCCTGCCGTGCCATTTACATTTTCGCCAAGAAGAATGGCATTCCCTTTGAGTTTCGGCCTGTGGAGCTGGGACGAG GGGAGCACCTGAAGCCTGAATTCTTGAAGGTGAACCCCCTGGGGAAGGTGCCTGCCCTGAGGGATGGAGACTTCCTGTTGGCGGAGAG TGTGGCCATCCTTTTATACTTGAGCCGCAAGTACCAGACGGCGCCATACTGGTATCCACCTGACCTGCAGGCCCGCGCCCGAGTCGACGAGTACCTGGCGTGGCAGCACACGGCCATCCAGCTGCCTGCCACCAATGTCTACCTGTGTAAG TCCCTCCTGCCCCACTTCTCGGGGCAGCCTGTGGACACCGTGCGCCTAGACCGGCTGTTGGGGAAGCTGAAACCAGCCCTGCAGCACCTGGATCAGGAGGTCCTTGCGGCCAAACCCTTCCTGGCCACCGAGCAGGTCTCCCTAGCAGATCTGATGGCATTCACGGAGCTGATGCAG cccactgctgttGGCTGTGACCTCTTCCGAGACTGGCCCCGGCTGGCAGCCTGGCGAGCCCGAGTAGAGGCTGCCCTGGGCCCTGAGCTTGTCCAAGATGCGCACAAGCTTGTGCTACAGCCGCGGGACCCCAGAGACGCCCAGCAGGACCCCCGGCTGGCACAGGAGCTGGTGCATCGGCTGCAGGAACGGCTCAGTTGA